Proteins from a genomic interval of Rhodococcoides fascians A25f:
- a CDS encoding dicarboxylate/amino acid:cation symporter: MSAPSATRTRRVPTWATAFGPQIVAGLVLGVVFGLIARSMPDAADGNENWLVGTLSTIGSSYVKLLTVAVIPLVFTAIVSSIANLREVTNAARLAIQTLWWFAITAFIAVIIGIVIGLVAQPGSRTSAGADSAGDPSSVGSWWSFLTGLVPSNFLALGAKTTVPESGTATTSLSFNILQLLVIAAAIGIAALKVGKKAEPFLAFNASLLAIVQKVLWWIIRLAPIGTAALIGNAVATYGWDAIGSLGVFTVSIYIGLAVVFFVVYPLIVRAHGLSVRNFYSGVWPATQLGFVSRSSIGTLPLTERVTERNLGVPREYASFAVPLGATTKMDGCAAIYPAIAALFVAQFYGIDLTITDYLLIIVVSVIGSAATAGTTGATVMLTLTLSTLGLPLAGVGLLLAVEPIVDMGRTAVNVTGQALVPTIVAKREGILDLERYNAPRNGDPFVDEEAEVELAR, from the coding sequence ATGTCTGCGCCCAGCGCTACCCGTACGCGCCGTGTCCCTACCTGGGCAACCGCGTTCGGTCCACAAATCGTTGCCGGTCTCGTACTCGGTGTCGTATTCGGGCTGATCGCCCGATCCATGCCCGACGCGGCCGACGGCAACGAGAACTGGTTGGTCGGCACCCTCTCGACCATCGGTTCGAGCTACGTCAAGCTACTCACCGTCGCGGTCATTCCGCTGGTCTTCACGGCAATCGTCAGCTCCATCGCCAACCTCCGTGAAGTCACGAACGCCGCCCGCCTCGCCATTCAGACGCTGTGGTGGTTCGCCATCACGGCGTTCATCGCCGTCATCATCGGGATCGTCATCGGACTGGTCGCCCAGCCCGGATCGCGAACCAGCGCGGGAGCCGACTCGGCGGGAGATCCGTCGAGTGTCGGGTCGTGGTGGTCGTTCCTCACCGGTTTGGTGCCGAGCAACTTCCTGGCACTCGGTGCCAAGACCACTGTCCCCGAGAGCGGTACCGCAACCACATCGTTGAGCTTCAACATCTTGCAGTTGCTGGTGATCGCCGCTGCTATCGGCATCGCGGCACTCAAGGTCGGCAAGAAGGCCGAGCCATTCCTCGCGTTCAACGCCTCGTTGCTGGCGATCGTGCAGAAGGTGCTGTGGTGGATCATTCGCCTGGCACCGATCGGCACCGCCGCCCTCATCGGCAACGCTGTCGCAACCTATGGCTGGGACGCGATCGGTTCGCTGGGCGTGTTCACCGTGTCGATCTACATCGGACTGGCTGTGGTGTTCTTCGTCGTGTACCCGTTGATCGTTCGCGCCCATGGCCTTTCGGTCCGGAACTTCTATTCGGGAGTGTGGCCGGCCACGCAGCTGGGCTTCGTGTCGCGCTCGTCGATCGGAACTCTCCCGCTCACCGAGCGTGTGACCGAACGCAACCTCGGCGTGCCGCGTGAGTACGCATCGTTCGCGGTGCCACTCGGGGCGACGACGAAGATGGATGGTTGCGCGGCAATCTATCCCGCAATCGCAGCACTGTTCGTGGCTCAGTTCTACGGCATCGACCTCACCATCACCGACTACCTGCTGATCATCGTGGTATCCGTGATCGGTTCTGCTGCAACAGCAGGAACGACAGGCGCGACGGTGATGCTCACCCTCACGCTGTCGACACTCGGGTTGCCTCTCGCCGGTGTCGGTTTGCTGCTCGCGGTGGAGCCGATCGTCGACATGGGCCGCACCGCGGTCAACGTGACCGGCCAGGCGCTGGTACCGACCATCGTGGCCAAGCGCGAAGGAATCCTCGACCTCGAGCGTTACAACGCTCCGCGAAACGGCGATCCTTTCGTCGACGAGGAAGCAGAAGTGGAACTGGCCCGCTAG
- a CDS encoding SanA/YdcF family protein, with amino-acid sequence MSTKAKPRGLVRRLLQAVSALVAALVAVVLASAGWVAYATAGKVYDVDDAPDAPVAIVLGAQVRDGKPMRFLAGRLDVAIALMQAGKIKAILVSGDADGNSGNEIQAMTDYLIEHGIDPAVIIGDDHGIDTYDTCARAKETFGVERGLIISQPLHVSRAVALCEDMDLEVDGVTADCIDCNTLAVVRNYARELLARPKAVLDLWSGRDPVVVSPPVDSLATITGK; translated from the coding sequence ATGAGTACGAAAGCAAAACCCCGAGGACTGGTTAGGCGACTCCTACAGGCGGTGTCTGCCCTCGTTGCAGCACTGGTGGCAGTCGTTCTGGCATCGGCCGGTTGGGTTGCGTATGCGACGGCGGGCAAGGTCTACGACGTCGACGATGCACCGGATGCGCCCGTGGCGATCGTTCTCGGCGCGCAGGTGCGCGACGGTAAGCCGATGCGATTTCTCGCCGGCCGCCTCGACGTCGCAATCGCGCTGATGCAAGCCGGAAAGATCAAAGCGATCCTGGTCTCCGGCGATGCAGACGGCAACTCGGGCAACGAAATTCAGGCCATGACCGACTACCTGATCGAGCACGGCATCGACCCCGCCGTGATCATCGGCGACGATCACGGGATCGACACCTACGACACGTGCGCTCGTGCGAAAGAGACGTTCGGCGTCGAACGTGGACTCATCATCAGTCAGCCCCTTCACGTCTCGCGTGCCGTGGCGCTCTGCGAGGACATGGATCTGGAGGTCGACGGTGTGACTGCTGATTGCATCGACTGCAATACACTCGCGGTGGTTCGCAACTATGCGCGAGAGCTGTTGGCGCGCCCCAAAGCAGTTCTCGATCTGTGGTCCGGACGCGATCCCGTCGTCGTGTCCCCGCCCGTCGATTCGCTCGCTACCATCACCGGTAAATGA
- a CDS encoding aminoglycoside 3'-phosphotransferase — MSVPDGDIAVPAVVRELAGPDDIEPVWSNELGGLTFRIGEARYVKWTPVESSVDLEDERRRLDWVSRYSPVPKVIDTGSDATGSWMVTEALPWENAVADRWMEDPATAVRAAATGLRAFHDAVPVAQCPFDWSVVTRIGDRELPAESPAVDRLVVCHGDACMPNTLIADDGSWAAHVDMGSMGVADRWADLAPAIWSTEYNYGRSYCKAFLDAYGIELDRERLDYYLWLWEST, encoded by the coding sequence ATGAGCGTGCCCGACGGCGATATCGCCGTCCCTGCCGTGGTGCGAGAGTTGGCGGGACCTGACGACATCGAACCTGTGTGGTCGAATGAACTGGGCGGGTTGACTTTTCGTATCGGTGAGGCACGCTACGTCAAATGGACACCGGTCGAGAGCTCGGTCGACCTGGAAGACGAGCGGCGTCGTCTGGACTGGGTGAGTCGGTACAGCCCGGTTCCGAAGGTGATCGACACCGGTTCGGACGCGACAGGTTCCTGGATGGTGACAGAGGCCCTGCCGTGGGAGAACGCCGTCGCCGATCGCTGGATGGAAGACCCGGCCACCGCGGTCCGCGCGGCGGCAACCGGACTTCGTGCCTTTCACGATGCAGTCCCCGTCGCGCAGTGCCCGTTCGATTGGTCGGTGGTCACTCGTATCGGTGACCGCGAGTTGCCGGCGGAATCACCAGCGGTCGATCGACTCGTGGTGTGCCACGGCGACGCCTGCATGCCGAACACCCTGATCGCCGACGACGGATCGTGGGCAGCACACGTCGACATGGGCAGCATGGGTGTCGCCGATCGTTGGGCAGACCTGGCACCGGCAATCTGGAGCACCGAGTACAACTACGGCCGGAGCTACTGCAAGGCATTCTTGGACGCGTACGGCATCGAACTCGACCGTGAACGCCTCGACTACTACCTGTGGTTGTGGGAGTCCACGTGA
- a CDS encoding ABC-F family ATP-binding cassette domain-containing protein: MSWIRLNDVAKGYDQKVMLREVFFRLADGDRIGLIGRNGTGKTTLLQLLLGRETPDSGTVDVTEGARIGYFSQFSELDGDRSIQAELESLFGAVHAIETELAEVEAALGGDLDEKQMYKLVDRQAELLDAMENSGGWTYHQQIDTVLSMLGFNAERRELPVDRLSGGWRNRAALAKILIEAPDVLLLDEPTNFLDVAGIAWLERWLRDFRGALLVVSHDRAFLEQVVTSIVEIENHHLQTYDGSYSEYVQQKQFRLKNLEREFSNEQQLLAYEQEAISDRKEAVKNPSGVLKRRLANIKKSKSPRPVDTVVTAIYGGLHVHDNLAEINGIAKSYGEQRLFENISFTVHRGDRIAITGPNGCGKTTLVDILVGAEQPDSGKIKWKTKAPSFIYYNQVLADLDLDDTVSHSVNAMPGSLALTATKKEVHRFLTLLQFSEMDLKSKIGVLSGGQKARVALAQCLLFGAGVIVLDEPTNHLDLQSTQVLERALMAFPGAVILVSHDRFFVEKVAFRQLSFDGKGGVTEIAGVQMA, translated from the coding sequence TTGAGCTGGATCCGCTTGAACGACGTTGCCAAGGGATACGACCAGAAGGTGATGCTGCGCGAGGTGTTCTTTCGTCTCGCCGACGGTGATCGCATCGGGCTGATCGGCCGCAACGGAACGGGCAAGACAACCCTGCTGCAGCTTCTTCTCGGGCGTGAGACACCCGATTCCGGAACCGTCGACGTCACCGAGGGCGCACGAATCGGGTACTTCTCGCAGTTCTCCGAACTGGACGGCGATCGCAGCATTCAAGCGGAGCTCGAATCGCTGTTCGGCGCTGTCCACGCGATCGAGACCGAATTGGCCGAGGTCGAGGCCGCATTGGGCGGTGACCTGGACGAGAAGCAGATGTACAAGCTCGTCGACCGCCAAGCCGAACTGCTCGACGCCATGGAGAACAGCGGTGGTTGGACCTACCACCAGCAGATCGACACGGTGCTGTCGATGCTCGGATTCAACGCCGAACGACGTGAGCTTCCTGTCGATCGACTGTCCGGTGGTTGGCGCAACCGCGCAGCGTTGGCCAAGATCCTCATCGAGGCCCCGGACGTCCTGCTCCTCGACGAGCCGACGAACTTCCTCGATGTTGCCGGAATCGCGTGGCTCGAACGTTGGCTACGAGATTTCCGCGGCGCGCTTCTCGTTGTCTCGCACGACCGCGCATTCCTCGAGCAGGTCGTCACCAGCATCGTCGAAATCGAGAACCATCACTTGCAGACGTACGACGGTAGCTACTCGGAATACGTTCAGCAGAAGCAGTTTCGACTCAAGAACCTCGAACGTGAGTTCAGCAACGAACAGCAGCTGCTTGCCTACGAGCAAGAAGCGATCAGTGATCGCAAGGAAGCAGTGAAGAACCCCAGCGGGGTGCTCAAACGTCGACTGGCGAACATCAAGAAGAGCAAGAGTCCACGGCCGGTCGACACGGTGGTCACCGCCATCTACGGCGGTCTGCATGTGCACGACAACCTGGCGGAGATCAACGGGATCGCCAAAAGCTATGGGGAGCAACGACTCTTCGAGAACATCTCCTTCACTGTTCACCGCGGTGACCGCATCGCCATCACCGGACCCAATGGATGTGGAAAGACCACTCTCGTCGACATTCTCGTCGGTGCCGAGCAGCCGGACAGCGGCAAGATCAAATGGAAGACCAAAGCGCCGTCGTTCATCTACTACAACCAGGTGCTGGCCGATCTCGATCTCGACGACACGGTGTCGCATTCGGTGAACGCGATGCCGGGCAGTCTCGCTCTGACGGCGACGAAGAAGGAAGTCCACCGCTTTCTCACGTTGTTGCAATTCTCCGAGATGGATCTCAAGTCGAAGATCGGCGTGCTGTCCGGAGGGCAGAAGGCACGAGTTGCATTGGCGCAGTGCCTGTTGTTCGGCGCAGGCGTCATCGTGCTCGACGAGCCCACCAACCACCTCGACCTGCAGAGCACCCAGGTGCTCGAACGCGCACTGATGGCGTTTCCCGGCGCGGTGATCCTGGTGAGCCACGACAGGTTCTTCGTCGAGAAGGTGGCATTTCGGCAGTTGTCGTTCGACGGCAAGGGCGGCGTCACCGAAATCGCCGGTGTGCAGATGGCGTGA
- a CDS encoding AMP-binding protein, translating into MTGLDTPLTPLRFLERAAEVHPHKTAVEDGPRSFTYEQFAAAVTRLAHALRASGVGHGDRVAYIASNSAELLFAHYAVPLAGAVLVAINTRLSPDEVRYICDHSGSVLLVGDSALLAGLGTDPIADSVTEIVETPSVDGTYEKLPHTTRYDAFLERGTDEPMEWEVDDETSTITINYTSGTTGRPKGVMYTHRGAYLNSLGELHHQGFGVDTRYLWTLPMFHCNGWCTTWAVTAASGTHVCLRGVRGDAIWSAIDNGVDHLAGAPTVLTTLATAAEAHSLDRPLTIVTAGAPPSPTIIAKIRALGATLVHVYGLTETYGPYSVCEAKQEWLELDADEQARRLARQGVGMLTADRLRVVRDKPGPGGVLIDVEPDGGEMGEIVMRGNNVMKGYYNDTAGTTQAFAGGWFHSGDLGVMHPDGYVQLLDRAKDVVISGGENISTIEVEQALASHPAVADVAVIGVPDEKWGERPKAFVVLVPGADASEAELVAHVKSAIASYKAPRNVEFIVELPKTSTGKIRKKELRDAEWGTSASKING; encoded by the coding sequence ATGACCGGTCTGGATACTCCGCTGACGCCACTTCGCTTCCTCGAACGCGCTGCGGAGGTTCATCCCCACAAGACCGCCGTGGAGGATGGTCCGCGGTCCTTCACCTACGAACAATTCGCCGCCGCCGTCACCCGGCTCGCGCATGCACTGCGCGCGTCGGGGGTCGGCCACGGCGATCGGGTGGCCTACATTGCGTCGAACTCGGCGGAGCTACTGTTCGCACACTACGCGGTGCCGCTGGCCGGTGCCGTTCTGGTCGCGATCAACACCAGGCTCTCACCGGACGAAGTTCGCTACATCTGCGATCACTCCGGTTCGGTTCTGTTGGTGGGTGATTCGGCGTTGCTGGCCGGCCTCGGAACAGATCCCATCGCAGATTCGGTCACCGAGATCGTCGAGACTCCCTCGGTGGACGGCACGTACGAGAAGCTGCCGCACACCACTCGATACGACGCATTCCTCGAACGGGGCACGGACGAACCGATGGAGTGGGAGGTCGACGACGAGACGTCGACCATCACGATCAACTACACCTCGGGCACCACCGGTCGACCCAAGGGCGTGATGTACACCCACCGCGGTGCTTACCTCAATTCCCTGGGCGAACTGCACCACCAGGGATTCGGTGTCGACACCCGCTATCTGTGGACGCTGCCGATGTTCCACTGCAACGGGTGGTGCACCACGTGGGCGGTCACGGCCGCGTCCGGCACACACGTATGCCTTCGCGGAGTGCGCGGCGACGCCATCTGGTCGGCCATCGACAACGGCGTCGATCACCTTGCCGGTGCGCCGACCGTGTTGACCACTCTCGCCACTGCTGCAGAGGCACATTCACTCGATCGACCGCTGACCATCGTCACAGCGGGAGCTCCTCCGAGCCCGACGATCATCGCCAAGATTCGAGCATTGGGAGCAACGCTCGTACACGTCTACGGCCTCACCGAAACCTACGGTCCCTATTCGGTGTGCGAGGCAAAGCAGGAGTGGCTCGAACTGGACGCCGACGAACAGGCTCGTCGTTTGGCCAGACAGGGAGTCGGCATGCTCACTGCAGACCGTCTTCGCGTGGTACGCGACAAGCCCGGTCCCGGTGGAGTGTTGATCGACGTCGAACCCGACGGCGGCGAAATGGGCGAGATCGTCATGCGCGGCAACAACGTCATGAAGGGGTATTACAACGACACCGCCGGAACGACACAGGCTTTCGCGGGCGGCTGGTTCCATTCCGGTGACCTCGGGGTGATGCATCCCGACGGCTACGTTCAGCTACTCGATCGCGCCAAGGACGTCGTCATTTCCGGCGGCGAGAACATCTCGACCATCGAGGTGGAGCAGGCGCTGGCGAGCCATCCTGCCGTCGCCGATGTTGCGGTCATCGGGGTGCCCGACGAGAAGTGGGGAGAGCGGCCGAAGGCATTCGTGGTGCTGGTGCCCGGCGCGGACGCCTCGGAAGCCGAGCTCGTGGCGCACGTGAAGTCGGCCATCGCGTCGTACAAGGCCCCGCGCAACGTCGAATTCATCGTCGAGCTGCCGAAGACATCGACCGGCAAGATCAGGAAGAAGGAGCTGCGCGACGCCGAGTGGGGCACGTCCGCGTCGAAGATCAACGGGTAG
- a CDS encoding DUF2786 domain-containing protein, which yields MSRIDLDSFFKYSRATTARDSADPNELLDSGIGFAQLGASAKDMTQLIAERLSAAEDISRTYSVHDRAANILDDALDVAFENGWQPAELVHVTRQSAGGDGTVVIVEAIGAHAARSSADSVAPESWRDQLSELNVESAGGTSADRLRRWRSYNRRSSAQSWYTLLLVLGCATWLLPLETLLPPPTRWTTRTTPAGPRQAVDSKMLGRIRGLLAKAESTQFPAEAEAFSAKAQDLMTRYAIDSALLDAGNSRTSIDDVISRRIMVSNPYSKAKLLLLHSVCKANGARTVWKKKYLLATVIGLPVDLDLCELLYTSLLVQSARALDEAGQSATSRTRSFRHAFLIAYAHRVGERLQDARTRATAAATQQHGSALVPIMAERSDAVDRVYAARYPSTKTIKFGSDNTQGWLAGRAAAERADLTGGRERIDKSDLAS from the coding sequence ATGAGTCGTATCGATCTGGACAGTTTTTTCAAGTACTCGCGCGCAACCACTGCTCGGGACAGTGCTGACCCGAACGAATTGCTCGACAGCGGAATCGGTTTCGCCCAGTTGGGGGCCTCCGCGAAGGACATGACCCAACTGATCGCGGAACGCCTGTCGGCTGCGGAAGACATCAGCCGAACGTATTCGGTGCACGATCGCGCGGCGAATATACTCGACGACGCACTCGACGTTGCCTTCGAGAACGGTTGGCAGCCCGCCGAACTGGTACACGTCACCCGTCAGAGCGCTGGAGGCGACGGCACCGTGGTCATTGTCGAGGCCATCGGTGCTCACGCAGCGCGAAGTTCCGCCGACAGCGTTGCTCCGGAATCCTGGCGGGATCAGTTGTCCGAGCTGAACGTCGAATCTGCAGGTGGCACCTCTGCGGACCGTCTTCGTCGATGGCGTTCGTACAACCGGCGGTCGTCGGCGCAGTCGTGGTACACCCTTTTACTCGTACTCGGCTGCGCAACATGGTTGTTGCCCCTCGAGACACTCCTACCCCCTCCCACTCGATGGACAACACGCACCACACCTGCCGGTCCGCGGCAGGCCGTGGACTCGAAGATGCTCGGCAGGATACGAGGGCTACTGGCGAAGGCCGAGTCGACGCAATTCCCCGCGGAAGCCGAGGCATTTTCGGCCAAGGCCCAAGACCTGATGACGCGATATGCGATCGACAGCGCACTTCTCGATGCAGGGAACTCTCGCACCTCGATCGACGATGTCATCAGTCGTCGCATCATGGTGAGCAACCCGTACTCGAAGGCCAAACTGCTTCTGCTGCACAGTGTGTGCAAAGCCAACGGTGCCAGAACAGTATGGAAGAAGAAGTATCTGCTGGCCACCGTGATCGGTCTGCCCGTCGATCTCGATCTGTGCGAGCTGCTGTACACCTCGTTACTGGTCCAATCGGCACGCGCACTCGACGAGGCCGGCCAATCGGCGACCTCGCGGACTCGCAGCTTCCGTCACGCATTCTTGATCGCCTACGCCCACCGAGTCGGCGAACGATTGCAAGACGCACGCACGCGAGCGACTGCAGCGGCGACCCAACAACACGGATCGGCTCTGGTGCCGATCATGGCGGAGCGATCCGATGCCGTGGACCGTGTCTACGCTGCCCGGTACCCGTCGACGAAAACGATCAAGTTCGGCAGCGACAATACTCAGGGGTGGCTTGCCGGCCGGGCCGCCGCCGAACGCGCCGACCTGACCGGTGGGCGCGAACGTATCGACAAATCCGATCTGGCCTCGTAG
- a CDS encoding FAD-dependent oxidoreductase, with product MPHVVTQSCCSDASCVYACPVNCIHPTPDEPDFLTAEMLHIDPQSCVDCGACVSACPVDAIVPQAKLTEAQLPFLTINADFYKQERPPRPILAPVTPAASVSRDRQPLRVAIVGSGPSAMYAADELLTQPGVKVDVYDRLPQPHGLARLGVAPDHQKTRQVSRLFETISAQEGFTFHLGVEVGKDITHDELMDTHHAVIYAVGASSDRELRIPGAELPGRSSATDFVAWYNGHPDHAHRTFDLSHERAVIIGNGNVALDVARILTMDPNALAQTDIAPHALDALRHSSIREVVVVGRRGVAQSAFTVPEFAGLLTVPDIDLAIDRSELALDPVTVRLAATDDLPHAVAQKLQLLRHVDESPEHSDDRKRITLRYLLSPTRILGTDRVTGIEFERMGLTADGDDVVRSTPTGEVDTLDAGLVLTSIGYRGVALPGVPFDDRRGIIPNTGGRVLQESGGQTSVGSYVTGWIKRGPSGFIGTNKSCAQETVGHLVDDFNAGRLTDPIELPSTWPAESSRGPLRRSREMLSTLRRS from the coding sequence ATGCCCCACGTCGTCACCCAATCATGTTGTAGCGACGCGTCATGCGTCTACGCGTGCCCCGTCAACTGCATTCATCCCACCCCCGACGAGCCTGACTTCCTGACGGCGGAGATGCTGCACATCGATCCGCAATCGTGTGTGGACTGCGGCGCATGTGTCTCGGCCTGCCCGGTCGATGCCATTGTGCCGCAAGCAAAACTGACCGAGGCTCAACTGCCGTTCCTGACGATCAACGCGGACTTCTACAAGCAGGAACGCCCGCCTCGGCCGATCTTGGCACCGGTCACGCCTGCGGCATCGGTCTCGCGTGATCGTCAACCCCTTCGAGTCGCGATCGTCGGATCCGGACCGTCGGCGATGTACGCGGCGGACGAGCTGCTCACGCAACCGGGTGTGAAAGTCGATGTCTACGACAGACTCCCGCAACCACACGGCCTCGCTCGCCTCGGCGTCGCACCCGACCATCAGAAGACGCGTCAGGTATCGCGCTTGTTCGAAACCATCTCTGCGCAGGAGGGGTTCACCTTCCACCTCGGTGTCGAGGTCGGCAAGGACATCACCCACGACGAGTTGATGGACACCCACCACGCAGTGATCTACGCCGTCGGGGCGTCCTCGGACCGGGAACTGCGCATTCCCGGTGCCGAATTGCCGGGCCGCAGTTCGGCAACCGACTTCGTCGCCTGGTACAACGGCCACCCCGATCACGCACACCGCACGTTCGATCTCTCGCACGAGCGCGCCGTCATCATCGGAAACGGCAACGTGGCACTGGACGTCGCCCGCATCCTGACCATGGATCCGAACGCGCTCGCCCAGACCGACATCGCACCCCACGCCCTGGACGCCCTGCGCCACAGCTCTATTCGTGAGGTGGTTGTCGTCGGCCGCCGCGGCGTCGCCCAGTCCGCATTCACCGTTCCCGAGTTCGCCGGATTGCTCACCGTTCCCGATATCGATCTGGCCATCGACCGCAGCGAACTCGCGCTCGACCCGGTAACGGTCCGCCTCGCCGCTACCGATGACCTACCCCACGCTGTGGCGCAGAAGCTACAACTTCTTCGCCACGTCGACGAATCCCCTGAGCACAGCGACGACCGTAAGCGCATCACACTGCGATACCTGCTCTCCCCCACCCGCATCCTGGGCACCGATCGAGTGACGGGCATCGAGTTCGAGCGGATGGGTCTGACCGCCGACGGTGACGACGTGGTGCGCAGCACTCCTACCGGTGAAGTCGACACCCTCGATGCCGGACTCGTCCTCACATCCATCGGCTACCGCGGAGTTGCGCTGCCCGGGGTTCCCTTCGACGATCGCCGCGGCATCATTCCCAACACCGGCGGCCGTGTATTGCAGGAGTCCGGTGGGCAGACTTCGGTCGGCAGCTATGTCACCGGTTGGATCAAGCGCGGCCCCTCGGGATTCATCGGCACCAACAAGTCCTGCGCCCAGGAAACCGTCGGACATCTGGTCGACGACTTCAATGCCGGTCGCCTGACCGACCCGATCGAGTTGCCCAGCACCTGGCCCGCCGAGTCGAGTCGGGGGCCACTGCGACGCTCGAGAGAGATGCTGTCGACACTGCGCCGGTCCTGA
- a CDS encoding AurF N-oxygenase family protein, whose translation MTLTTSNTSVSVDADTADEQQYIETLTLLSEGSVHKHFDPYVDIDWESEKFAVPANDPRWVLPAKTDPIGGHAWYQALPLDRQIEIGMWRQANVAKVGLQFENILIRGMMQYVFSLPNGSAEARYCTHESIEECNHTLMFQEMVNRVGSDAPGMSRPMKMLSPFVPLFATLLPELFFVGVLAGEEPIDHIQKSVLRSGDDIHPIMQSVMAIHVAEEARHISFAHQLLRRRVPKMSKVGRFLLSLAFPITMRILCDVIVIPPKKFWTKFDIPKQVKKDLFWGTPESQHALQDYFGDVRMLATDTGMMNRAARLMWKMCGIDGKASRFRSEPDRSSSQFAA comes from the coding sequence ATGACACTGACGACAAGCAATACGTCCGTTTCGGTCGACGCCGACACTGCGGACGAGCAGCAGTACATCGAGACGCTCACATTGCTGTCCGAGGGCTCGGTGCACAAGCACTTCGACCCCTACGTGGACATCGACTGGGAGTCCGAGAAGTTCGCAGTACCCGCGAACGATCCTCGTTGGGTCCTGCCTGCCAAAACCGATCCGATCGGCGGCCACGCCTGGTATCAGGCGCTTCCACTCGACAGGCAGATCGAGATCGGCATGTGGCGTCAGGCCAATGTCGCAAAGGTCGGTCTCCAATTCGAGAACATCCTGATCCGCGGCATGATGCAGTACGTCTTTTCACTGCCCAACGGCTCCGCCGAGGCGCGCTACTGCACCCACGAATCGATCGAAGAGTGCAACCACACCCTGATGTTCCAGGAGATGGTCAATCGCGTCGGTTCCGATGCGCCCGGCATGAGCCGGCCCATGAAAATGCTGTCTCCGTTCGTTCCACTGTTCGCCACGCTGCTGCCAGAACTGTTCTTCGTCGGCGTTCTCGCAGGCGAAGAGCCCATCGACCACATTCAGAAATCGGTCCTGCGGTCCGGTGACGACATTCACCCGATCATGCAGAGCGTCATGGCCATTCACGTTGCCGAGGAAGCGCGACACATCTCGTTCGCGCACCAACTGCTACGTCGCCGAGTCCCCAAGATGTCCAAGGTCGGACGGTTCTTGCTTTCACTGGCCTTCCCGATCACGATGCGCATCCTGTGCGACGTCATCGTCATTCCGCCGAAGAAGTTCTGGACGAAATTCGACATCCCGAAGCAGGTGAAGAAGGACCTGTTCTGGGGTACCCCGGAATCGCAGCACGCGCTGCAGGACTACTTCGGCGACGTCCGCATGCTGGCCACCGATACCGGCATGATGAATCGTGCGGCTCGCCTGATGTGGAAGATGTGCGGAATCGACGGCAAGGCCTCACGTTTCCGTAGCGAGCCCGATCGCAGCTCGAGCCAGTTCGCCGCATAG